The following are from one region of the Fusarium keratoplasticum isolate Fu6.1 chromosome 4, whole genome shotgun sequence genome:
- a CDS encoding VWFA domain-containing protein, with translation MPFLHSPSTPPTMFGRIKDKFSSKRSSCASPQDRNMAPFNSNNPFSDDCELPSPLCDDDKPRPVLIPEITVNDAPPAYSPVDESRARSRKPTHLNVGAGRRGASPSPSLASITSAEDKYAFLSTFDTIFVIDDSGSMSGRSWRETRDALAAITPICTAHDPDGIDVYFLNHRSNSSGSEGQAPGGYYNIRDVHQVERLFSSVRPTGATPTGNRLQSILKPYIASLSRRPDSMDTTKPVNVIVITDGAASDDPEAIIVHNAKKLDALEAPPHQVGIQFFQVGNEHGAAAALRQLDDDLEDQGIRDMVDTATWSTNGLKADGILKVVLGAVVRRLDRQSIRNSVDSRRR, from the coding sequence ATGCCCTTCCTCCACTCTCCATCAACACCGCCAACCATGTTCGGccgcatcaaggacaagttcTCCAGCAAGCGAAGCTCCTGCGCATCCCCACAGGATCGGAACATGGCTCCTTTCAACTCAAACAATCCATTCTCTGACGACTGTGAGCTGCCCTCGCCTCTGTGCGACGATGACAAGCCCCGCCCAGTACTGATACCTGAAATCACAGTCAACGACGCGCCTCCCGCTTACTCCCCTGTGGATGAAAGCAGAGCTAGGTCTAGAAAGCCTACGCATCTCAACGTCGGGGCCGGCCGTCGGGGCGCTTCGCCATCTCCCAGCCTTGCCAGTATCACCAGCGCCGAGGACAAGTATGCCTTCCTCTCCACTTTCGACACCATCTTTGTCATCGATGACTCTGGCTCCATGTCCGGCCGCTCGTGGCGAGAGACTCGTGAtgccctcgccgccatcACACCAATCTGCACAGCCCACGACCCAGATGGAATCGACGTCTACTTTCTGAACCACCGCTCCAACAGCTCCGGATCAGAGGGCCAGGCTCCCGGCGGATACTACAACATCCGTGACGTTCACCAGGTAGAGCGCCTTTTCAGCTCCGTCCGCCCAACAGGCGCCACCCCCACGGGAAACCGCCTGCAGAGCATCCTCAAGCCATACATCGCTAGCCTGTCCCGTCGACCTGACAGCATGGACACGACCAAGCCGGTCaatgtcatcgtcatcaccgaTGGAGCTGCTTCGGATGACCCCGAGGCCATAATCGTGCAcaacgccaagaagctcgacgccctcgaggcGCCTCCTCACCAAGTGGGCATCCAGTTCTTCCAGGTCGGCAACGAGCAcggtgctgctgccgctcTGCGACAGCTGGAcgatgatctcgaggatCAGGGTATTCGCGACATGGTCGACACGGCCACTTGGAGCACCAACGGCTTGAAGGCCGATGGCATCCTCAAGGTCGTTCTCGGCGCCGTTGTGCGACGCCTGGATCGCCAGTCCATCCGCAACTCTGTGGACAGCCGTCGCCGCTAA
- a CDS encoding Ribonucleoside-diphosphate reductase codes for MFVRKRDGRQERVQFDKITARVSRLCYGLDMDHVDPVAITQKVISGVYGGVTTVQLDDLAAETAAYMTVTHPDYAILAARIAVSNLHKQTKKQWSAVVSDLYHYVNPKNDRASPMISQETYECVMRHKEELDSAIVYDRDFQYQYFGFKTLERSYLLKIDGKIVERPQHMIMRVAVGIWGDNIERVLETYNLMSSKFFTHASPTLFNAGTPQPQLSSCFLVDMKEDSIEGIYDTLKTCAMISKMAGGIGLNVHRIRATGSYIAGTNGTSNGVTPMLRVFNNTARYVDQGGNKRPGAFAIYLEPWHADVFEFLDLRKNHGKEEVRARDLFLALWIPDLFMKRVEKNGDWTLMCPNECPGLADCYGEEFEALYEKYEKAGKGRKTMKAQKLWYAILEAQTETGNPFMLYKDHCNRKSNQKNLGTIRSSNLCTEIIEYCAPDEVAVCNLASLALPSFINYDEACYDFQKLHEVTQTVVRNLNRIIDVNHYPVPEARNSNMRHRPIGVGVQGLADAFLALRMPFESPEARELNKQIFETIYHAALTASVQLAKEEGPYSTFKGSPASEGILQFDMWNVKPSDLWDWESLREQVKEHGIRNSLLLAPMPTASTSQILGNNECFEPYTSNIYQRRVLAGEFQVVNPWLLKDLVDMGLWSDSMKNRIIAENGSIQNIPNIPAEVKALYKTVWEISQRQVVQMAADRGAFIDQSQSLNIHMKDPTMGKITSMHFAGWKLGLKTGMYYLRTQAAAAPIQFTVDQQALKVADTNSAQIRPLKKRAPPAGSSYLISSPSSFSGASLNGGRPAASGNPRGQASAIPGRAPSIKADPEEGDSPKALPTEPAEKVKEEELSLKKSEQSEDQDKDSEERERDIYSDAVLQCSIENPESCVMCSG; via the exons ATGTTCGTCAGAAAGCGCG ATGGGCGCCAGGAGCGCGTCCAGTTCGACAAGATCACCGCCCGTGTCTCGAGGCTCTGTTACGGCCTTGACATGGACCACGTTGACCCTGTTGCCATTACCCAGAAGGTCATCTCGGGTGTCTACGGTGGTGTCACAACTGTCCAATTGGACGATCTC GCTGCCGAGACTGCTGCGTACATGACCGTCACCCACCCCGACTACGCCATCCTGGCGGCCCGTATCGCCGTCTCCAACCTCCACAAGCAGACCAAGAAGCAATGGTCCGCTGTCGTGAGCGACCTCTACCACTATGTCAACCCCAAGAACGACCGGGCGTCACCCATGATCTCCCAAGAAACATATGAGTGCGTCATGCGACACAAGGAGGAGCTAGACTCCGCCATTGTCTATGACCGTGACTTTCAATACCAATACTTTGGCTTCAAGACTCTTGAGCGATCCTACCTCCTCAAGATTGATGGCAAGATTGTTGAGCGTCCCCAGCACATGATCATGCGTGTGGCTGTCGGCATCTGGGGTGACAATATTGAGCGTGTCCTCGAGACTTACAACCTCATGTCGAGCAAGTTCTTCACTCATGCCTCCCCCACCCTCTTCAACGCGGGTActccccagcctcagctCTCCTCATGCTTCCTTGTCGACATGAAGGAGGACAGTATTGAGGGTATTTATGATACTCTCAAGACCTGTGCCATGATTTCCAAGATGGCTGGTGGTATTGGCCTGAATGTGCACCGAATCCGTGCCACCGGCTCTTACATCGCCGGTACCAACGGTACCTCCAACGGTGTTACCCCCATGCTCCGTGTCTTCAACAACACTGCCCGATACGTCGATCAGGGTGGCAACAAGCGACCTGGTGCCTTCGCTATCTACCTTGAGCCCTGGCACGCAGATGTCTTTGAGTTCCTTGACTTGCGCAAGAACCACGGCAAAGAGGAGGTCCGCGCTCGTGACCTGTTCCTGGCTCTCTGGATTCCCGATCTCTTCATGAAGCGTGTCGAGAAGAACGGTGACTGGACCCTCATGTGTCCCAACGAGTGTCCCGGTCTCGCCGACTGCTACGGTGAGGAGTTCGAGGCTTTGTACGAGAAGTATGAAAAGGCCGGTAAGGGTCGCAAGACCATGAAGGCCCAGAAGCTCTGGTatgccatcctcgaggctcagACCGAGACTGGTAACCCCTTCATGCTCTACAAGGATCACTGCAACCGCAAGAGCAACCAGAAGAACCTGGGTACCATCCGCAGCTCCAACCTTTGCACTGAGATTATCGAGTACTGTGCCCCTGATGAGGTTGCTGTCTGCAACCTTGCCTCCCTCGCCCTTCCCTCTTTCATCAACTACGACGAGGCCTGCTATGacttccagaagctgcaCGAGGTCACGCAGACTGTCGTTCGCAACCTGAACAGGATCATCGATGTGAACCACTACCCCGTTCCTGAAGCTCGCAACAGCAACATGCGACACCGACCCATTGGTGTCGGTGTCCAGGGCCTTGCCGATGCCTTCCTTGCTCTGCGCATGCCTTTCGAGTCTCCTGAGGCTCGAGAGCTAAACAAGCAGATCTTTGAGACCATCTACCATGCTGCTCTTACTGCTTCCGtgcagctggccaaggaggagggtccCTACTCTACCTTCAAGGGCTCTCCTGCCTCTGAGGGTATTCTCCAGTTCGACATGTGGAACGTGAAGCCCTCTGACCTCTGGGACTGGGAGTCTCTCAGGGAGCAAGTCAAGGAGCATGGTATTCGCAACAGTCTGCTGCTTGCCCCCATGCCCACTGCCAGCACTTCGCAGATCCTGGGTAACAACGAGTGCTTCGAGCCTTACACCTCCAACATCTACCAGCGCCGTGTCCTTGCTGGCGAGTTCCAGGTCGTTAACCCCTGGTTGCTCAAGGATCTCGTCGACATGGGCCTGTGGTCGGATTCCATGAAGAACCGAATCATTGCCGAGAACGGTTCCATCCAGAACATCCCCAACATCCccgccgaggtcaaggctctcTACAAGACCGTTTGGGAGATTTCCCAGCGCCAGGTCGTCCAGATGGCCGCCGACCGAGGTGCCTTCATTGATCAGTCCCAGTCTCTCAACATCCACATGAAGGACCCCACCATGGGCAAAATCACCAGCATGCACTTTGCCGGCTGGAAGCTCGGTCTGAAGACGGGCATGTACTACCTGCGAACGCAGGCTGCCGCTGCCCCCATTCAGTTCACCGTCGATCAGCAAGCTCTCAAGGTCGCCGATACCAACTCGGCCCAGATCCGACCTCTGAAGAAGCGCGCTCCTCCCGCCGGCTCCAGTTATCTGAtttcttctccctcgtcctTTTCTGGGGCCTCGCTGAACGGAGGCAGGCCCGCCGCCTCTGGCAACCCCCGAGGTCAGGCCTCTGCTATTCCTGGCCGGGCACCTTCCATCAAGGCTGACCCCGAGGAGGGTGACAGCCCCAAGGCCCTCCCTACCGAGCCTGctgagaaggtcaaggaggaagaactgagcctgaagaagagcgagCAATCTGAGGATCAGGACAAGGATAGCGAGGAGCGTGAGCGGGACATCTACTCGGATGCCGTCCTGCAGT GCAGCATTGAGAACCCCGAGTCCTGCGTCATGTGCAGTGGCTAA
- a CDS encoding Aminotran-1-2 domain-containing protein produces the protein MSFGGRKFSINRHTGAPKTLARRFSMGEPSTNEFQSKVHRQFRSAHEGHMPHAGLDASRSSTGVIWCTERASEYGYLEEPDLWANLGQGAPEVEDDIQGCFPRPESINISMAGREYGPTAGIKPLREAVAKLYNHMHRQGKESQYTWENVAIVPGGRAGLIRIAAVLGNSYLSFFLPDYTAYNEMLSLFKNFAAIPVPLSEEDGYHIHPDKIAEEIARGTSVILTSNPRNPTGRVVANPELAEIQDICRDRATFISDEFYSGYNYTSNCDGTTISAAENVEDVDEDDVLIIDGLTKRFRLPGWRIAWILGPKEYINAIGSCGSYLDGGASHPFQEAAIPMLEPELVQNEMIHLQAHFRDKRDYVVRRLREMGFVIKYVPDSTFYLWLNLEGLPESIADGLNFFQACLEEKVIVVPGIFFDLNPSRRRDLFDSPCHHFVRLSYGPRMDVLKMGMDAIERVVHKHRKST, from the exons atgtctttcGGTGGTCGCAAGTTCTCTATTAACCGCCATACTGGCGCTCCCAAGACCCTCGCTCGTCGCTTTAGCATGGGCGAGCCGTCGACAAACG AGTTCCAGTCCAAGGTTCATCGTCAGTTCCGTAGCGCCCACGAGGGTCACATGCCCCATGCCGGCCTCGACGCTAGCCGATCATCCACCGGTGTCATCTGGTGCACAGAGCGAGCCTCCGAGTATGGCTACCTCGAGGAACCCGACCTCTGGGCCAACCTCGGTCAGGGTGCccctgaggttgaggatgacATCCAGGGATGCTTCCCCCGACCCGAgtccatcaacatctccatGGCCGGCCGAGAGTACGGTCCCACAGCGGGTATCAAGCCCCTGAGAGAAGCTGTCGCCAAGCTCTACAACCACATGCACCGTCAGGGCAAGGAAAGTCAGTACACCTGGGAGAACGTCGCCATCGTTCCCGGTGGCCGTGCTGGTCTCATCCGAATTGCCGCTGTCCTCGGAAACTCGTacctttccttcttcttgcctgACTATACGGCCTACAATGAGATGCTGAGTCTCTTCAAGAAC TTCGCTGCCATCCCTGTCCCTCTgtctgaggaggatggataTCATATCCACCCCGATAAGATCGCTGAGGAAATTGCCCGTGGTACCTCGGTCATCCTGACCTCCAACCCTCGCAACCCTACCGGCCGTGTCGTTGCCAACCCCGAGCTTGCCGAGATTCAGGACATTTGCCGTGACCGTGCCACCTTCATCAGCGACGAGTTCTACTCGGGCTACAACTACACCAGCAACTGTGATGGTACCACCATCTCTGCTGCCGAGAacgttgaggatgtcgacgaggacgatgttCTCATCATCGATGGTCTCACCAAGCGCTTCCGACTTCCCGGATGGCGAATTGCCTGGATCCTGGGTCCCAAGG AGTACATCAACGC CATCGGCTCTTGCGGTAGCTACCTCGATGGTGGTGCCAGCCACCCCTTCCAGGAGGCGGCCATTCCCATGCTCGAACCCGAGTTGGTGCAGAACGAGATGATTCACCTCCAGGCTCACTTCCGA GACAAGCGTGACTACGTTGTGCGACGCCTCCGCGAGATGGGCTTCGTCATCAAGTACGTGCCCGACTCGACCTTTTACCT CTGGCTTAACCTGGAGGGTCTCCCCGAGTCGATTGCGGACGGCCTCAACTTCTTCCAGGCCTgtctggaggagaaggtgatTGTGGTTCCTGGTATCTTCTTCGACCTGAACCCCTCGCGCCGCCGTGACCTGTTTGACAGCCCTTGCCACCACTTTGTGCGTCTGTCGTATGGTCCTAGAATGGACGTGCTCAAGATGGGCATGGATGCTATTGAGCGTGTTGTCCACAA GCACCGCAAGTCTACTTAG
- a CDS encoding CFEM domain-containing protein: MKSTILSVFGLAATVVAQSAGDLPQCGQTCAGNMISAEKSSELGCDTGDLQCLCTNQNFIYGLRDCSRAICNEEQAAQVLEYGLSVCRQAGVAITTGASGSVSATPTATGIVRTVLSTIVSGDSTIVSAVSTISAAASETEDEETVSTYTSVFTNSDGDVVTTTGETTIGAAKTQETVSTYTSVFTNSDGDVVTTTGETTIGAAKTEETVSTYTSVFTNSDGDVVTTTGETTIGAAGAQVTTFTSDGTEIVRTLETETATGDEDEKVTTFTSGGTKIVSTLVTKTATGDEEADVTTLTSDGTEIVRTLTTKTVKTGSATETEDSTETGETGESSETGTATGTGEASETTSTGNAAVPQMTAAPAGVLAAAGLAMLLL, from the exons ATGAAGTCCACGATCCTCTCTGTCTTCGGCCTTGCCGCCACCGTTGTTGCTCAGAGCGCCGGTGACCTTCCCCAGTGTGGT CAAACCTGTGCCGGCAACATGATCAGTGCTGAGAAGTCTTCGGAGCTTGGCTGTGACACTGGTGATCTTCAGTGTCTTTGCACTAACCAGAACTTCATCTACGGTCTCCGTGACTGCTCTCGTGCTATTTGTAACGAGGAGCAGGCCGCTCAGGTTCTGGAGTACGGTCTCTCTGTCTGCCGAC AGGCTGGCGTTGCGATCACCACCGGCGCTTCTGGCTCCGTCTCCGCCACACCCACTGCGACTGGCATTGTCCGAACCGTCCTCAGCACCATTGTTTCTGGTGACTCCACCATCGTTTCTGCCGTTTCTACCATCAGCGCTGCCGCTAGTGagaccgaggatgaggagaccGTGTCCACCTACACCAGCGTCTTCACCAACtctgatggtgatgttgtcaccaccaccggcGAGACCACCATCGGTGCCGCTAAGACTCAGGAGACTGTGTCCACTTACACCAGCGTCTTCACCAACtctgatggtgatgttgtcaCCACCACTGGCGAGACCACCATCGGTGCTGCTAAGACTGAGGAGACTGTGTCCACCTACACCAGCGTCTTCACTAACTCTGATGGCGATgttgtcaccaccaccggcGAGACCACCATCGGTGCCGCTGGTGCCCAAGTTACCACTTTCACCTCTGACGGTACCGAGATCGTCCGAACCCTGGAGACTGAGACTGCcaccggcgacgaggacgagaaggtTACCACCTTCACCTCTGGCGGCACTAAGATTGTCAGCACTCTGGTGACCAAGACTGCTactggtgatgaggaggccgatgTCACCACTCTCACTTCCGATGGCACTGAGATCGTCCGAACTCTGACCACTAAGACTGTCAAGACTGGTTCCGCCACCGAGACTGAGGATTCCACCGAGACTGGCGAGACCGGCGAGTCCAGTGAGACTGGTACTGCCACTGGCACTGGTGAGGCCAGCGAGACCACTAGCACTGGCAACGCT GCTGTTCCTCAGATGACCGCTGCCCCTGCTGGCGTCCTTGCCGCCGCCGGTCTTGCTATGCTCCTTCTGTAA
- a CDS encoding Ceramide very long chain fatty acid hydroxylase → MPSRTLPTFTRAEVEAHNSKTSCYVSIGNKVYDVTDFADDHPGGADLVLDYAGRDIEEILKDPDSHEHSEAAYDVLDDSLVGFLISEKSANGHANGHANGNANGNGVAKVANGDATTNGEPYVHPRTGMSCAEDLSKDTDFDNDYKRHKFLDLSRPLFPQIWFGGFSKEFYLDQVHRPRHYKGGQSAPLFGNFLEPLSKTPWWVIPTVWGPCVVYAVYMASQGYDNQLYTAGYFAFGFWFWSIIEYVLHRFLFHLDYYLPDNRVGITLHFLLHGIHHYLPMDKYRLVMPPTLFVVLAYPFWHFAHAVFAYSWHAATGAFAGGLFGYICYDLTHYFLHHQNLPLWYKELKKYHLAHHFLDYELGFGVTSKFWDSIFGTELIYNVKKTN, encoded by the exons ATGCCGTCGCGAACCCTTCCAACCTTCACCCGTGCCGAGGTCGAAGCACACAACTCCAAGACTTCCTGCTACGTCTCCATTGGCAACAAGGTCTACGATGTGACCGATTTCGCCGATGATCACCCCGGCGGCgctgatcttgtcctcgactACGCCGGCCGCGATATCGAAGAGATCCTCAAGGATCCTGATTCCCACGAGCACTCCGAAGCCGCATACGACGTCCTCGATGACTCTTTGGTCGGCTTCCTCATTTCCGAAAAGTCCGCCAATGGTCATGCTAATGGCCATGCCAATGGAAATGCCAATGGCAATGGAGTTGCCAAGGTGGCCAACGGCGATGCCACGACCAACGGCGAGCCTTACGTCCACCCTCGAACCGGAATGTCCTGCGCCGAGGACTTGAGCAAGGATACGGATTTCGACAACGACTACAAGAGGCACAAGTTCCTTGATCTGAGCAGGCCCCTCTTCCCTCAGATTTGGTTCGGTGGCTTCTCCAAGGAGTTCTACCTTGACCAGGttcatcgccctcgccacTACAAGGGCGGCCAGTCTGCGCCTCTGTTCGGAAACTTCCTCGAGCCTCTCTCCAAGACCCCTTGGTGGGTGATTCCCACCGTCTGGGGACCTTGCGTCGTGTATGCCGTCTACATGGCTTCCCAGGGCTATGACAACCAGCTCTACACTGCTGGGTACTTTGCCTTTGGATTCTGGTTCTGGTCTATTATCGAATACGTCCTGCACCGATTCCTGTTCCACCTCGACTA CTATCTGCCCGACAACCGTGTGGGCATTACGCTGCACTTCTTGCTCCATGGCATTCATCACTATCTCCCCATGGACAAGTATCGTCTCGTCATGCCTCCCACGCTCTTTGTAGTCTTGGCTTACCCTTTCTGGCATTTCGCACATGCCGTCTTTGCGTACAGCTGGCATGCCGCTACCGGAGCCTTTGCCGGTGGTCTCTTTGGCTACATCTGCTACGATTTGACACACTACTTCCTTCACCACCAGAACCTGCCTCTTTGGTACAAGGAACTCAAGAAGTACCATCTTGCTCATCACTTCCTCGACTACGAGCTCGGTTTCGGCGTCACGAGCAAGTTCTGGGACTCCATTTTTGGCACTGAGCTCATCTACAACGTCAAAAAGACAAACTAA
- a CDS encoding BZIP domain-containing protein, with product MSNYNGRRGPNVSQYLRDLNAINRQETSNDEPFNMEEDLALFTNTQFFDFETGQNTDYQAHPVKTDMEAPPSTSPSDGMTPAPSVVGDLSNFDFIQGDFSFPEFTSAYPSTPLNGFADGAQNFQAMQPNPSAAYQPVPQQQQQPAHYGQQPAPQSAEKRKSESGPGVGRSLNFEEASRQAAEEDKRRRNTAASARFRIKKKQREQALEKSAKEMSEKVTSLESKVQQLEMENKWLKNLLVEKNEGNDEIVTLWKEFAASKTGGDKNKPESKSDSPVKEETR from the exons ATGTCCAACTACAACGGCCGCCGCGGCCCCAATGTGTCGCAGTATCTCCGCGACCTCAATGCCATCAACCGCCAGGAGACTTCCAATGACGAGCCCTTCAACATGGAGGAGGACCTTGCTCTGTTCACCAACACCCAGTTCTTCGACTTCGAGACTGGTCAGAACACCGACTACCAGGCCCATCCCGTCAAGACTGACATGGAGGCTCCCCCGAGCACTTCGCCTTCCGACGGCATGACCCCGGCACCCTCTGTCGTGGGCGACCTCTCCAACTTTGATTTCATCCAGG GTGACTTTAGCTTCCCCGAGTTTACCAGCGCCTATCCGTCGACCCCCTTGAACGGCTTCGCGGATGGTGCTCAGAACTTCCAGGCCATGCAGCCCAACCCTTCTGCCGCCTATCAGCCCGTcccccagcagcagcaacagcctgcCCACTATGGCCAGCAACCCGCCCCCCAGTCCGCTGAGAAGCGCAAGTCTGAGAGTGGTCCCGGCGTGGGCCGCTCCCTGAACTTCGAGGAAGCCTCCCGccaggctgccgaggaggacaagcGGAGGCGTAACACGGCCGCCAGCGCCCGCTTCcgcatcaagaagaagcagcgcgAGCAGGCCCTCGAGAAGTCGGCCAAGGAGATGTCGGAGAAGGTCACCTCCCTCGAGAGCAAGGTGCAGCagctcgagatggagaacaAGTGGCTCAAGaacctcctcgtcgagaagaaCGAGGGCAACGACGAGATCGTCACACTGTGGAAGGAGTTTGCCGCCTCCAAGACTGGCGGCGACAAGAACAAGCCCGAGTCAAAATCTGACTCccccgtcaaggaggagacaaGGTAA